The proteins below are encoded in one region of Juglans microcarpa x Juglans regia isolate MS1-56 chromosome 4D, Jm3101_v1.0, whole genome shotgun sequence:
- the LOC121259178 gene encoding naringenin,2-oxoglutarate 3-dioxygenase: protein MAPTTLTALAGEKTLQASFVRDEDERPKVAYNQFSTEIPIISLAGIDEVHGRRTEICQKIVEACEDWGIFQVVDHGVDASLISDMTRLARDFFAMPPEEKLRFDMSGGKKGGFIVSSHLQGEAVQDWREIVTYFSYPIRTRDYSRWPDKPEGWRKVTEEYSDRLMGLACKLLEVLSEAMGLEKEALTKACVDMDQKVVVNYYPKCPQPDLTLGLKRHTDPGTITLLLQDQVGGLQATRDGGKTWITVQPVEGAFVVNLGDHGHYLSNGRFKNADHQAVVNSNYSRLSIATFQNPAPNATVYPLKIREGEKPVLEPMTFAEMYRRKMSKDLELARLKKLAKEQQQQQQLQDSEKAKLEAKPIEEIFA, encoded by the exons ACTGAAATCCCCATCATCTCGCTTGCCGGGATAGACGAAGTCCATGGCCGGAGGACCGAGATTTGCCAGAAAATCGTCGAGGCCTGTGAGGACTGGGGTATTTTCCAGGTGGTCGATCATGGCGTCGATGCCAGTCTAATCTCCGACATGACACGTCTTGCCCGTGACTTCTTCGCCATGCCTCCTGAGGAAAAGCTTCGTTTCGACATGTCCGGCGGCAAGAAGGGCGGTTTCATTGTCTCCAGCCATCTGCAA GGAGAAGCAGTGCAAGATTGGCGTGAAATTGTGACATATTTCTCATACCCAATTAGGACCAGAGACTATTCGAGGTGGCCGGACAAGCCAGAAGGGTGGAGAAAGGTGACGGAGGAGTACAGTGACAGATTGATGGGACTGGCATGCAAACTGTTGGAAGTGCTATCGGAGGCGATGGGATTAGAGAAGGAAGCATTGACCAAGGCTTGCGTGGATATGGACCAAAAGGTTGTGGTTAATTACTATCCAAAATGTCCACAGCCAGACCTCACACTGGGGCTAAAGCGCCACACAGATCCGGGCACCATCACTCTGTTGCTGCAGGACCAGGTGGGTGGGCTTCAGGCCACCAGGGATGGCGGCAAGACCTGGATCACTGTTCAGCCTGTTGAAGGAGCTTTCGTCGTCAATCTTGGAGACCATGGTCAT TATCTGAGTAACGGGAGGTTCAAGAACGCTGATCACCAAGCAGTGGTGAACTCAAACTACAGTCGATTGTCCATAGCCACATTCCAGAACCCAGCACCAAATGCAACAGTTTACCCTCTGAAGATCAGAGAAGGAGAGAAGCCAGTTCTGGAGCCCATGACTTTTGCAGAAATGTACAGGAGGAAGATGAGCAAGGACCTTGAGCTAGCCAGGCTAAAGAAGCTAGCCAaggagcagcagcagcagcagcaattGCAGGATTCAGAGAAAGCCAAGTTGGAGGCCAAGCCTATTGAGGAGATTTTTGCTTAA
- the LOC121259186 gene encoding calcium-dependent protein kinase 28, translated as MGSCFSTNKVIGSSSNTTNTPNTTTTIINHNRKQNTESHTRTTTTTKQEASSNQRQNKANGRNSHQLRPKDKPVSRRQGGLIPCGKRTDFGYAKDFSQRYTIGKLLGHGQFGYTYVATDKANGDRVAVKRIEKNKMVLPIAVEDVRREVKILQALTGHENVVHFYNAFEDDSYVYIVMELCEGGELLDRILAKKDSRYTEKDAAVVVRQMLKVAAECHLHGLVHRDMKPENFLFKSTKQDSPLKATDFGLSDFINPGKKFQDIVGSAYYVAPEVLKRKSGPESDVWSIGVITYILLCGRRPFWDKTEDGIFKEVLRNKPDFRRKPWPSISNSAKDFVKKLLVKDPRARLTAAQALSHPWVREGGNASEIPIDISVLSNMRQFVRYGRLKQFALRALASTLDDEELADLKDQFAAIDVDKNGSISLEEMRHALAKDLPWKLKDSGVLEILQAIDSNTDGLVDFNEFVAATLHVHQMEEHDSEKWQQRSQAAFEKFDIDKDGFITPEELRLHAGLRGSIDPLLDEADIDRDGKISLSEFRRLLRTASISSRNVSSPTGHRSSQKI; from the exons ATGGGTTCTTGCTTTTCTACCAACAAAGTCATTGGCTCTAGCAGCAACACCACCAATACCCCCAACACCACGACCACCATCATCAATCACAACCGTAAACAGAACACCGAGTCCCATACGAGAACTACCACTACGACGAAACAGGAGGCTTCGAGCAATCAGCGACAGAACAAAGCGAACGGGAGGAATTCGCATCAGCTGAGACCCAAAGACAAGCCCGTCTCGAGGCGGCAGGGCGGGCTCATCCCCTGTGGAAAGCGTACAGATTTCGGGTATGCCAAGGATTTCAGCCAACGCTACACGATTGGGAAGTTGTTAGGACACGGGCAGTTCGGGTACACCTACGTCGCCACCGACAAGGCGAATGGGGATCGAGTCGCGGTTAAGAGAATTGAAAAGAATAAG ATGGTTCTTCCTATTGCCGTTGAGGATGTGAGGCGGGAGGTCAAGATACTGCAAGCACTTACAGGCCACGAGAATGTGGTTCACTTCTATAATGCGTTTGAGGATGATTCATATGTGTATATAGTAATGGA GTTATGTGAGGGTGGCGAATTGCTAGATCGTATATTGGCAAA GAAGGACAGCCGATATACCGAGAAAGACGCAGCAGTAGTTGTGCGCCAGATGCTCAAAGTTGCAGCTGAGTGTCATTTACATGGGTTGGTACACCGAGACATGAAACCGGAG aattttctttttaagtcaACTAAACAAGATTCACCACTGAAGGCCACGGATTTTGGTTTGTCAGATTTCATTAACCCGG GAAAGAAGTTCCAAGATATCGTTGGCAGTGCTTATTATGTTGCTCCTGAAGTATTAAAACGCAAGTCAGGACCTGAATCGGATGTCTGGAGTATTGGTGTGATTACCTACATTTTGCTCTGTGGAAGGCGCCCCTTTTGGGATAAGACTGAAGATGGTATATTTAAGGAG GTTTTACGAAACAAGCCTGATTTTCGCCGCAAACCATGGCCAAGCATAAGCAATAGTGCTAAAGATTTTGTAAAGAAGTTACTGGTGAAGGATCCTCGGGCAAGATTAACTGCTGCTCAGGCCCTAT CGCACCCATGGGTTAGAGAGGGAGGAAATGCTTCAGAGATCCCGATTGATATATCTGTTCTAAGTAATATGCGGCAATTTGTAAGATACGGTCGATTGAAACAGTTTGCTCTAAGG GCACTTGCTAGCACACTTGATGACGAGGAGCTCGCAGATCTTAAAGATCAATTTGCTGCAATCGATGTGGATAAAAATGGTTCTATTAGTCTAGAAGAAATGAGACAT GCTCTTGCTAAAGATCTTCCTTGGAAGTTGAAGGACTCGGGCGTCTTAGAGATTCTGCAAGCG ATTGACAGCAACACAGATGGCCTTGTTGATTTCAATGAGTTTGTAGCAGCCACGCTACATGTGCATCAAATGGAAGAGCATGACTCTGAGAAGTGGCAGCAGCGGTCTCAGGCCGCTTTTGAGAAATTCGACATTGATAAAGATGGGTTTATTACTCCGGAGGAACTGAGACTG CATGCGGGTTTAAGAGGCTCCATTGATCCGCTTCTTGACGAGGCTGATATTGACAGAGATGGGAAAATAAGTCTATCAGAATTCCGCAGACTTCTAAGAACTGCAAGCATTAGTTCACGAAATGTGAGTAGCCCCACCGGCCATCGGAGTTCCCAAAAGATATAG